In the Anastrepha obliqua isolate idAnaObli1 chromosome 1, idAnaObli1_1.0, whole genome shotgun sequence genome, one interval contains:
- the LOC129239984 gene encoding G protein-activated inward rectifier potassium channel 3 isoform X3: MKRLMTWERDLVDAMYGYRQTRFSSRRVRKRVIFKHGECNVVQGNVAKRRRRYLQDIFTTLVDAQWRWTMLVFALSFLISWALFAFVWWVIAYAHGDFEFIYNRDFFPERNENVTHRMCVTEVRSFVSAFLYSVETQTTIGYGNRYVTEECPEAIFIMCLQCILGVFIQAFMVGIVFAKLSRPKKRAQTLLFSRNAVICHRDGVPCLMFRVGDMRKSHIIEAHVRAQIIRKKVTKEGEILPFYQQELTVGADGGEDRLMFIWPTTIVHKIDRNSPLYMLSASDMLKERFEVVCMLEGVIESTGMTTQARSSYLPSEILWGHRFVNVVSFRKETGEYEVDYTLFNNTYDVDTPLCSAKQLDDVKAEYAKNSKLGLERAFSAGLMHIPSTISVDRLDPNSDESLDSRLHTRNNSIPNGVLAEELQPLNCGGGGSNNGSYHYVPPSFTVGGSAIQLPSLALSTNLHSINEKTNSGSSSSSSTNNLTINSTTTTPNTLSPATALMANNNNNNNNNTSHDKSNGNGGSIMKKTPSSSRRLSIKQDQLSIDSIC, translated from the exons GACATATTTACCACGCTGGTTGATGCACAATGGCGTTGGACGATGCTTGTTTTTGCGCTCAGTTTCCTCATCTCATGGGCGCTCTTTGCGTTTGTGTGGTGGGTGATCGCGTATGCGCATGGCGATTTCGAATTTATCTATAATCGTGATTTCTTTCCCGAACGCAATGAGAATGTGACGCATCGCATGTGTGTGACGGAGGTGCGTAGCTTTGTCTCAGCCTTTCTCTATTCGGTGGAAACACAAACAACAATAGGATATGGTAATCGTTATGTAACGGAGGAGTGCCCAGAGGCGATATTCATTATGTGTTTACAATGTATTTTGGGCGTATTCATACAAGCATTTATGGTGGGCATTGTATTTGCGAAATTGTCGCGTCCAAAGAAGCGCGCACAAACGTTGCTCTTCTCGCGAAATGCTGTGATTTGTCATCGGGATGGGGTGCCATGTCTGATGTTTCGGGTGGGTGATATGCGAAAGAGTCACATTATTGAGGCGCATGTGCGGGCGCAAATTATAAGGAAGAAG GTCACAAAAGAGGGTGAAATATTGCCATTCTATCAACAGGAGCTAACAGTCGGTGCAGACGGTGGAGAAGATCGTCTAATGTTCATTTGGCCAACGACGATCGTACACAAAATCGATCGAAATAGTCCGCTGTATATGCTTTCGGCgtccgatatgctgaaggaacGCTTTGAAGTTGTTTGCATGCTGG AGGGTGTCATCGAGTCCACTGGCATGACGACACAGGCGCGCAGCAGTTACCTGCCTTCGGAGATCCTTTGGGGTCATCGTTTCGTGAATGTGGTCTCGTTTCGCAAGGAGACCGGAGAGTATGAAGTGGACTACACGCTTTTCAATAACACCTACGACGTGGATACGCCACTGTGTAGCGCCAAACAGTTGGATGATGTGAAGGCGGAGTATGCGAAAAACTCTAAATTGGGTTTAG AACGCGCCTTCTCCGCCGGCCTAATGCATATTCCATCTACCATATCCGTAGATCGACTGGATCCGAATAGCGACGAGTCGTTGGACTCACGTTTGCACACACGCAACAATTCCATCCCCAATGGGGTGTTGGCTGAGGAGTTGCAACCGTTAAATTGTGGCGGTGGCGGGAGCAACAATGGCAGCTATCATTATGTGCCACCCTCATTCACAGTGGGCGGCTCAGCGATACAGTTACCCTCGCTGGCACTCTCCACAAATCTACATAGTATTAATGAGAAAACGAATtccggcagcagcagcagcagcagcaccaacaATCTCACCATTAATTCCACCACCACCACGCCAAATACGCTTTCACCGGCTACGGCGCTTATGgcgaataacaataacaacaacaacaataataccaGTCATGATAAAAGCAATGGTAACGGGGGTAGTATTATGAAAAAGACACCATCGAGTAGTCGACGTTTATCGATAAAACAAGATCAATTGTCGATTGATTCGATTTGCTGA